A genome region from Pseudanabaena sp. Chao 1811 includes the following:
- a CDS encoding glyoxalase-like domain protein, with product MESLFSTQGIMVMLLGAYAVAMWMFLTSAPKVHTIMVSDLDQARYFYEGELKLPIADVPLHYYYGYEYGMGAPADPIYIPATARTAKSKYSADMEGAWYQLKKNVQLHIVPGANTTDSNRSRHICFNRDCVEQLLLQIQIKGIKHKVRSEKPLNFLVKDPDGQVIEIAEVIS from the coding sequence ATGGAGTCACTGTTTTCTACTCAAGGCATCATGGTTATGCTGCTCGGTGCATATGCTGTTGCCATGTGGATGTTTCTCACCAGCGCACCGAAAGTACATACGATCATGGTTTCTGACCTCGATCAAGCGCGATATTTTTACGAAGGCGAGTTAAAACTGCCGATCGCTGATGTGCCGCTACATTATTACTATGGCTATGAATACGGCATGGGTGCACCTGCTGATCCTATTTATATCCCTGCCACGGCACGAACCGCTAAGTCTAAATATTCAGCAGACATGGAAGGCGCATGGTATCAACTAAAGAAGAATGTGCAACTGCATATAGTTCCGGGAGCAAATACCACAGATTCCAATCGCAGTCGGCATATTTGTTTTAATCGCGACTGTGTAGAACAACTCTTGTTGCAAATTCAAATTAAAGGCATTAAGCACAAAGTCCGTAGCGAAAAGCCACTTAACTTTTTAGTCAAAGATCCTGATGGACAGGTAATTGAAATTGCTGAAGTGATTAGCTAA
- the carA gene encoding glutamine-hydrolyzing carbamoyl-phosphate synthase small subunit yields MATKQAAILVLADGTCYRGYAFGASGTAIGEVVFNTGMTGYQEVMTDPSYRGQIVTFTCPELGNTGVTPEDDESDRPQVRGVIARNITAVPSNWRSRQSLPDYLKAHNVVGIAGIDTRALTRKLRSLGAMNGGISTEILDPEVLLAKVKAAPSMQGQNLAQEASTDRIYEWTEKTISEWEFVEPSQLTGEALTVVAIDFGVKRNILRRLASYGCRVIVVPADTPAEKILSYNPDGIFLSNGPGDPAAVTQGIETAKALLAADKPMFGICLGHQILGLSMGGDTFKLKFGHRGLNQPAQNQAENADRRVEITSQNHGFALTGESFDSSPAMLTHINLNDRTVAGLEHKTLPIFSVQYHPEASPGPHDADYLFERFVNSMREHKNSKQVAA; encoded by the coding sequence ATGGCAACAAAGCAAGCAGCGATTTTGGTCTTGGCGGATGGTACTTGTTACCGAGGCTATGCCTTTGGCGCGTCTGGAACCGCGATCGGCGAAGTGGTATTTAATACAGGTATGACTGGCTACCAAGAGGTAATGACCGATCCCAGCTACCGAGGACAAATTGTTACTTTTACCTGCCCTGAACTTGGCAATACAGGCGTAACCCCCGAAGATGATGAATCCGATCGCCCACAAGTGCGAGGCGTAATTGCACGTAACATTACGGCTGTCCCAAGTAACTGGCGATCGCGTCAGTCCTTACCCGATTACCTCAAGGCACATAATGTTGTTGGTATTGCAGGGATCGATACTCGCGCTTTAACACGCAAATTGCGATCGCTCGGTGCAATGAATGGCGGCATCTCTACGGAAATCCTCGATCCTGAAGTATTACTCGCTAAGGTGAAAGCAGCACCATCAATGCAAGGGCAGAACCTCGCTCAAGAAGCTTCCACCGATCGCATTTATGAATGGACAGAAAAAACCATCTCTGAATGGGAATTTGTGGAGCCATCACAGTTAACAGGTGAAGCCTTAACAGTTGTTGCGATCGACTTCGGCGTAAAGCGGAATATCTTGCGCCGACTCGCCAGCTATGGTTGCCGCGTGATCGTTGTTCCCGCCGATACCCCCGCCGAAAAGATTCTCTCTTACAACCCCGATGGCATCTTCCTATCCAACGGCCCTGGCGATCCCGCCGCCGTTACCCAAGGCATTGAAACCGCTAAGGCTTTGCTAGCTGCGGACAAACCAATGTTTGGAATTTGTCTAGGACACCAGATTTTAGGCTTATCGATGGGCGGCGACACCTTCAAGCTCAAATTTGGACATCGCGGACTCAATCAACCTGCCCAAAACCAAGCTGAAAATGCCGATCGCCGAGTGGAAATCACTAGCCAAAATCACGGGTTTGCCCTCACAGGTGAATCCTTTGACTCCTCTCCCGCGATGTTGACCCATATCAACCTCAATGATCGCACCGTCGCAGGGCTAGAGCATAAAACCTTGCCGATCTTCTCGGTGCAATATCACCCAGAGGCTAGCCCCGGTCCTCACGATGCCGATTATCTCTTCGAGCGTTTCGTGAACTCCATGCGCGAACACAAAAATTCTAAGCAGGTTGCTGCTTAA
- a CDS encoding RuBisCO accumulation factor 1, translating to MPTPVANLPTDSEGLLRLLRHKEGTWVQWGIACQMLQKMGENSLAIFENTGFEPIQQNQIVVASQVYASLQAGNAADIVLAHFEQKGSDILNELRVLNQSERVAMATFALEKNLDVLEAKDVVKAMKEAASVANLPEGFTRHPGDAVVLQILKATQGKIDPQERTRLIARGLRFAHSEKARAAIERLLTDMANPTKKKAPNLPNFRYDAEDSIPRILPVVGTLPLSVEKFTAVPQVQELTPFGIVSSSVESTWATLPGWFVVHEAEDGVIVSCNTDTLQSAINQEVLSSVRDRAEDILILVDRSQRTWDENSYFAIAGEDGNLKFAWFDTQPTVEILGKVTLTLRPKRFFDEKASQDRWQFEE from the coding sequence ATGCCAACTCCCGTAGCCAATCTTCCCACCGACTCTGAAGGACTTTTGAGACTCTTACGCCATAAGGAAGGAACTTGGGTGCAATGGGGAATTGCTTGTCAAATGCTGCAAAAAATGGGTGAAAACTCCCTTGCAATTTTTGAAAATACTGGCTTTGAACCAATTCAACAAAACCAGATTGTGGTTGCGTCTCAGGTCTATGCCAGTCTACAAGCAGGTAATGCGGCGGATATTGTATTAGCTCATTTTGAGCAGAAAGGGAGTGACATTCTCAATGAGTTGCGTGTACTCAATCAGTCTGAGAGAGTGGCGATGGCAACCTTTGCGCTCGAAAAAAATCTAGATGTTTTGGAAGCGAAAGATGTAGTTAAGGCAATGAAGGAAGCTGCATCTGTGGCTAATTTGCCAGAAGGATTTACCCGCCATCCGGGAGATGCCGTAGTTTTACAAATCCTAAAAGCAACACAAGGTAAAATTGATCCTCAGGAACGTACGAGATTGATTGCTCGTGGTTTACGCTTTGCTCACAGTGAGAAGGCTCGTGCAGCGATCGAGAGACTTCTTACCGATATGGCAAATCCTACTAAGAAGAAAGCTCCCAATCTTCCTAATTTCCGTTACGATGCTGAAGATAGTATTCCACGTATTTTGCCTGTTGTCGGCACTTTGCCTCTATCCGTGGAGAAATTTACAGCCGTGCCACAAGTGCAGGAATTAACTCCTTTTGGAATTGTCAGCTCCTCAGTTGAATCAACTTGGGCAACTCTCCCTGGTTGGTTTGTAGTCCACGAAGCTGAGGATGGGGTGATTGTTTCCTGTAATACTGATACTTTGCAATCAGCCATCAATCAAGAAGTACTTAGCTCTGTGCGCGATCGCGCTGAGGATATCTTGATACTAGTTGATCGCTCTCAACGCACATGGGATGAAAATAGCTATTTTGCGATCGCGGGTGAAGATGGCAACCTCAAGTTTGCATGGTTTGATACACAGCCAACCGTAGAAATTTTAGGCAAGGTCACTTTAACTTTGCGTCCCAAACGGTTCTTTGATGAAAAAGCCTCCCAAGATCGCTGGCAGTTTGAGGAATAA
- a CDS encoding protein kinase domain-containing protein, which produces MLVGKTLRNRYKILQVLGSGGFGDTYLAEDIDLPGYPKCVVKQLKPKDTSPQVLPIAKSLFEREAEYLYKLGNSHSQIPTLFAHFEENGEFFLVQEFVDGYSLAAEIPIGRKLSESATITLLLEILEVLAFVHQNNVIHRDIKLANLMRRRQDGKIVLIDFGAVKDVGVLGTDSQGNTNVTVSIGSPGYMPSEQARGKPRLSSDVYAVGMIGIQALTGIAPDSLQEDANTGEILWRDRAEVSHEFAEILQKMVFYHFSQRYESAIEALHAIQSLSATNINFIPANIPTVNIAPTEAITHSPYPDSGSNVPPASNPTVPVPAPTTPQPSHTAPHATISAPSHSLSNFRPILWIALIALTSVFAAIATAMILPKLTNRQADNSSNNNSNNNSKSDISTTPSVSSSPSASPIVSASPSPTESPTASPSPETTQPVATPTAIPSPTPSITPTPSPTNPLSRTDSYGAIARSPSTQDKGYSWNFTTQKAAEARALSECESLSSPGDCQVLIWSRNACMSLAEGSNGAAGSGWAVSSITAENTAKKVCRDYQGINCKVTRTICLPVRS; this is translated from the coding sequence ATGTTAGTTGGCAAAACATTAAGGAATCGCTACAAAATTTTGCAAGTGCTAGGAAGTGGTGGTTTTGGAGATACTTACTTAGCTGAAGACATAGACTTACCAGGCTATCCCAAATGTGTAGTAAAACAGCTTAAGCCTAAAGATACGAGTCCACAGGTTTTGCCAATCGCTAAAAGTTTATTTGAACGCGAGGCTGAATACCTTTATAAATTAGGTAATTCCCATTCCCAAATCCCTACGCTATTTGCTCACTTTGAAGAAAATGGAGAGTTCTTTTTAGTCCAAGAATTTGTGGATGGATATAGCTTAGCCGCCGAGATTCCCATCGGTCGCAAACTCTCAGAAAGTGCCACAATTACTCTACTGCTAGAGATTCTAGAAGTTCTCGCCTTTGTCCATCAAAATAATGTTATCCATCGGGATATTAAACTCGCTAACCTGATGCGTCGTCGTCAAGATGGCAAAATTGTGCTGATTGATTTTGGTGCTGTTAAGGATGTTGGTGTATTAGGTACTGATTCCCAAGGAAATACCAATGTCACCGTTAGTATTGGCTCCCCAGGCTATATGCCTAGCGAACAGGCAAGGGGTAAACCTCGTTTGAGTAGTGATGTTTATGCTGTAGGCATGATTGGCATTCAGGCACTCACAGGTATAGCCCCCGATAGCTTGCAGGAAGATGCCAATACTGGTGAAATTTTGTGGCGAGATCGCGCTGAAGTTAGCCATGAATTTGCCGAAATATTGCAAAAAATGGTGTTCTATCATTTTAGTCAGCGCTATGAATCGGCGATTGAGGCTTTACACGCCATACAATCCCTATCTGCTACCAATATTAATTTTATTCCTGCGAATATTCCTACGGTGAATATCGCCCCAACCGAAGCAATTACGCATTCACCCTATCCAGACTCAGGCTCTAATGTGCCACCTGCTTCCAATCCGACTGTGCCTGTCCCTGCGCCCACGACTCCCCAGCCGTCGCATACGGCTCCCCATGCCACGATTTCTGCTCCTAGCCATTCCTTAAGTAACTTTCGCCCAATTCTGTGGATTGCTTTGATTGCCTTGACCTCAGTATTTGCGGCGATCGCCACAGCGATGATCTTGCCAAAGCTAACTAATCGTCAGGCGGACAATAGCTCCAACAATAATTCCAACAACAATTCTAAGAGCGATATATCAACCACTCCCTCTGTCTCAAGTTCTCCTAGCGCTTCTCCCATTGTTTCCGCAAGTCCCTCTCCTACAGAATCACCGACAGCTTCCCCTAGTCCCGAAACAACTCAGCCTGTGGCAACCCCAACAGCTATTCCCAGTCCAACTCCTAGCATTACACCAACACCTTCGCCAACTAATCCACTGAGTCGAACCGACAGTTATGGGGCGATCGCGCGATCGCCTTCAACACAAGATAAGGGATACTCTTGGAATTTCACTACCCAAAAAGCTGCCGAAGCTAGAGCTTTAAGTGAATGTGAAAGTCTCTCTAGCCCTGGAGATTGTCAAGTATTGATCTGGTCAAGAAATGCTTGTATGTCCCTTGCCGAAGGTTCTAATGGAGCAGCAGGCTCAGGCTGGGCTGTCAGTTCGATTACTGCCGAAAATACAGCTAAAAAAGTTTGCCGCGATTATCAAGGGATTAATTGTAAAGTCACCCGTACAATTTGCTTACCAGTTCGTTCATAG
- a CDS encoding flavin prenyltransferase UbiX, producing MQNQRAIVLGVSGASGMIYAVRSLKFLLSNHYHVDLVASKAAMMVWQSENNIAMPSNLRSQEQFWRDQSETVDGKLVCHQWADVGATIASGSFRTLGMLVIPCSMATVAKIAHGLSSDLLERAADVHLKEGRRLVIVPRETPLSLIHLRNLTTLAEAGARIVPAIPAWYHKPQTIEDLVDFVIARALDQLDIDTNLIQRWQGRKTEIFEGEQ from the coding sequence ATGCAAAATCAACGGGCTATCGTGTTAGGAGTATCTGGAGCATCAGGCATGATTTATGCCGTGCGATCGCTCAAATTTTTGCTAAGTAATCATTACCACGTCGATCTGGTGGCTTCTAAAGCCGCGATGATGGTTTGGCAATCGGAAAATAACATTGCCATGCCCAGTAATTTGCGATCGCAGGAACAGTTTTGGCGAGATCAAAGTGAAACCGTGGATGGCAAATTAGTTTGTCATCAATGGGCAGATGTGGGGGCAACGATCGCCAGTGGTTCATTTCGGACATTGGGTATGTTGGTTATCCCTTGCAGCATGGCAACGGTAGCCAAAATTGCTCACGGTTTAAGTTCAGATTTGTTAGAGCGAGCTGCCGATGTCCACCTCAAAGAAGGTCGTCGTTTGGTGATCGTTCCCCGTGAAACCCCCTTAAGTCTGATTCATTTACGAAATCTCACAACCCTAGCGGAGGCAGGGGCAAGGATCGTCCCAGCGATTCCTGCTTGGTATCATAAACCCCAAACCATCGAGGATTTGGTAGATTTTGTCATTGCCAGAGCGCTTGATCAATTGGATATTGATACAAATTTAATCCAGCGTTGGCAAGGTAGAAAGACTGAAATTTTTGAAGGAGAGCAATAA
- a CDS encoding LapA family protein: MTRSPFGKQSPTPNTARKNSSGALPIVQLVILGIVITIFAAVFIQNLQPLVQVFFLGQKTLPIPLSGAMLIAFVTGGLIALVFNVIASWQQNLAIRRAVVAAGYGTEGKKEQVKPSNPPSSYQAERYSQEEDEEDFEEDEYEEEDLEEEEEEFYEEEEEDDDPDTVPYGDRKNLKSAKPNREKRDRPPLEARYIR, translated from the coding sequence ATGACGCGATCGCCCTTTGGTAAGCAATCACCAACGCCAAATACTGCTAGAAAAAATTCTTCAGGAGCGCTACCGATTGTCCAGCTTGTGATTTTGGGGATTGTGATCACCATTTTTGCGGCGGTATTTATCCAGAATCTGCAACCTCTGGTACAGGTTTTCTTTTTAGGTCAAAAGACTTTGCCAATTCCTCTGAGTGGAGCAATGTTAATTGCCTTTGTGACTGGTGGGCTGATTGCTTTGGTGTTTAATGTGATCGCTTCTTGGCAACAGAATCTCGCGATCCGTCGAGCAGTGGTTGCAGCTGGCTACGGGACAGAGGGAAAAAAGGAGCAGGTCAAACCTAGTAATCCTCCTAGTAGCTACCAAGCAGAGCGCTATTCTCAAGAAGAGGATGAGGAAGATTTTGAAGAAGATGAGTATGAAGAAGAAGATCTAGAGGAAGAAGAGGAGGAGTTTTACGAAGAGGAGGAGGAAGATGATGATCCTGATACTGTCCCCTATGGCGATCGCAAAAATTTAAAATCGGCTAAACCTAATCGTGAAAAACGCGATCGACCTCCCCTTGAGGCTCGATATATCAGATAG
- a CDS encoding CocE/NonD family hydrolase, protein MPPKLTSFHSQVNVQRQVQIPMRDRINLTADIYRPKGVDTPLPVLLMRLPYGRAIASTCTYAHPSWYASQGYIVVIQDVRGCGNAEGEFYPFRHEYDDGFDTVEWCAKELEGSNGKVGMYGFSYQGVTQFQAAVQQPEGLVTICPSMATADLYHGWFYFGGAVCLDFDLNWALQLAQNRAWYLKQEPQATKLFEAQKQSSKWLESAPLSEIELFKNAEFGDFGAFFFDWIGNQKADDDYWQKLNPLSYFDRFDLPALHIAGWADIFIEATINTYHQAQAATQKPQHLVIGPWQHLPWLPKVGEIDFGEAAVSQIDKLQVDWFDFWLKGIDNGICDRAPVQLFLMGKNHWLDLPEFPESPSIKNLYLSSNKKLTPQSPITNHPLPDIYVYDPRNPNPATAYGFYDQRQVHQRWDVLVYQSEELEQDLAIAGIPKFILYAATTAIDTDWVIKLLDIYPDGKQMLVSMGVLRAKLRNSWTEIEWVEPDVVHEYQINLRPTCQDFAQGHRIGVAIASSAFPLIERHSNTQKSPSEATISDLVEATQQIFYGAEYPSHLQLPICSYSNSPVINYGLKA, encoded by the coding sequence ATGCCTCCTAAACTAACCTCCTTCCATTCTCAAGTTAATGTGCAGCGTCAGGTGCAAATCCCCATGCGCGATCGCATTAACTTAACGGCTGATATTTATCGCCCCAAAGGTGTTGATACACCGTTACCAGTACTATTGATGCGCTTACCCTATGGAAGAGCGATCGCCTCCACCTGCACCTATGCTCATCCTAGTTGGTATGCTAGCCAAGGCTATATTGTGGTCATCCAAGATGTGCGAGGCTGTGGTAATGCTGAGGGAGAGTTCTATCCATTTCGCCATGAATATGATGATGGATTTGACACTGTGGAATGGTGTGCCAAGGAACTAGAAGGCAGTAATGGTAAGGTGGGGATGTATGGGTTCTCTTATCAAGGTGTGACCCAATTTCAGGCAGCAGTACAGCAACCCGAAGGACTAGTTACCATCTGCCCAAGTATGGCAACGGCAGATCTATATCATGGCTGGTTTTATTTTGGTGGTGCAGTTTGCCTAGATTTTGATTTGAATTGGGCTTTGCAATTAGCTCAAAATCGCGCATGGTATCTCAAACAAGAACCTCAAGCAACTAAACTTTTTGAGGCGCAAAAGCAATCGAGCAAATGGCTAGAGTCTGCGCCATTAAGTGAAATAGAACTATTTAAAAATGCCGAATTTGGAGATTTTGGTGCTTTCTTTTTCGATTGGATTGGTAATCAAAAAGCAGATGATGACTATTGGCAAAAGCTGAATCCTCTTAGTTATTTCGATCGCTTTGATTTACCAGCCCTACATATTGCAGGATGGGCAGATATTTTCATCGAAGCAACGATTAATACCTATCACCAAGCCCAAGCTGCAACCCAAAAACCTCAGCATTTAGTGATTGGACCTTGGCAGCATCTCCCTTGGTTGCCCAAAGTCGGCGAAATTGACTTTGGTGAAGCCGCAGTTTCGCAAATTGATAAGTTACAGGTTGATTGGTTTGATTTTTGGCTTAAAGGTATTGACAATGGGATCTGCGATCGCGCCCCTGTTCAGCTTTTCCTCATGGGAAAAAATCACTGGCTCGACCTCCCAGAATTCCCTGAATCTCCAAGTATCAAAAATCTCTATCTCTCATCAAACAAAAAATTAACCCCCCAATCACCAATCACCAATCACCCATTACCCGATATCTACGTCTACGATCCCCGCAATCCCAATCCTGCCACAGCTTACGGATTCTACGATCAGCGCCAAGTACATCAGAGATGGGATGTATTGGTTTATCAAAGTGAAGAATTAGAGCAGGACTTAGCGATCGCAGGTATTCCTAAGTTTATTCTCTATGCGGCAACCACAGCGATCGATACCGATTGGGTAATTAAGCTTTTAGATATTTATCCCGATGGTAAGCAAATGCTCGTTTCAATGGGTGTTTTACGAGCCAAGCTCCGTAATTCATGGACTGAGATTGAATGGGTTGAACCTGATGTAGTGCATGAATATCAGATTAACTTGCGTCCGACCTGTCAGGATTTTGCCCAAGGACATCGAATTGGTGTGGCAATTGCTAGTTCTGCTTTTCCGCTCATTGAACGACATTCTAATACACAGAAATCGCCTTCTGAGGCGACTATTAGTGACTTGGTAGAAGCAACGCAGCAAATTTTTTATGGTGCAGAATATCCTTCTCATTTGCAACTACCAATTTGTTCATATAGCAATAGCCCTGTAATAAATTACGGACTGAAAGCTTAA
- a CDS encoding cation-translocating P-type ATPase — MASLHQPIWVLSFEEVYESLKTSANGLSQDEARKRLEQFGANELPEPVQRPLWLRFLDQLTHFMALLLWVAGILAFISRTPELGWAIWAVIWINGIFSFWQEFQAEKALSALKKVLPMQVKVYRNGELKQIPARELVRGDVMQLEEGDRISADARLISAESLYLDVSVMTGESLPVARNAYPVRLREAVSVRGGKTMLRQGEQPLQEKVNPSEIANLVLAGSTVAAGRAVAVVYSTGAETEFGQVAHLTTVVKRDPSTLEVQVARIVRIITAIAVSMGVLIFLLAYFLVGIEVKESFIFAIGIIVALVPEGLLPTVTLSLAIGVRRMARKNALVRRLSAVESLSATTVICTDKTGTLTKNEMTVRYLWLPTQPDVDANPADHTIANQNRLIEVTGAGYDPTSGKVNLPSDSEIVWKAKILLIGSALCSNARLVHLNAPSRWQEIGDPTEAALLVAAAKAELNLEELQKQFPRLREIPFDSRRLMMTVILNWQSSALWKDELPNLAFTKGAPLEVLKHCHWILRDGEQQELTHDYWQEVVTANDDLAKQGFRVLGLAARRGGQELIDLKAQDLEQNLIFIGLVAMFDPPRDEVPKAIAQCHQAGIKVTMVTGDYGLTAEAIAHQIGLVGDRVRVVTGEGMGHLSDAQLRQVVKYRHGLVFARMSPEHKLRLVQAYKDIGEIVAVTGDGVNDAPALRAANIGVAMGQNGTDVAREAADIVLTDDNFATIVVAIEQGRSVYQNIRKFMTYILASNVAELVPFLAMVIFKIPPALIIMQILIVDLGTDILPALALGTERAELGTMQLPPRAKSKPLLDRSLLLRAYCFLGLIEAALGMFGFFWVWHSYGYDFNSLQAIAPAILSHTTNPEISFIYAQATTMTLAIIVACQDGNVFACRSEQTSIFRIGFFSNPFIWLGIATEWILIISIIEFSPLRQIFATAPLTIWQWSLLLICPPILLGAEELRKSFLRNRKRRISVP, encoded by the coding sequence GTGGCATCACTTCACCAGCCAATCTGGGTATTGTCCTTTGAAGAAGTCTATGAATCTCTCAAAACTAGTGCCAATGGGCTATCACAGGACGAAGCTAGAAAAAGATTAGAGCAATTTGGCGCTAATGAATTACCTGAACCTGTACAGCGCCCATTGTGGCTCAGATTTTTGGATCAATTGACCCACTTCATGGCTTTGTTGCTATGGGTTGCAGGAATTTTAGCTTTTATTTCACGGACTCCTGAACTGGGTTGGGCAATTTGGGCAGTCATCTGGATTAATGGAATTTTTAGCTTTTGGCAAGAGTTCCAAGCGGAGAAAGCCTTATCTGCGTTAAAAAAAGTATTACCGATGCAGGTCAAGGTTTATCGCAATGGCGAACTCAAGCAGATTCCTGCGCGAGAACTGGTACGTGGCGATGTCATGCAATTGGAAGAAGGCGATCGCATTTCCGCAGATGCTCGTTTAATTTCCGCAGAAAGTCTATATCTCGATGTGTCAGTGATGACGGGGGAATCTCTTCCCGTAGCTCGCAATGCTTACCCTGTGCGGTTACGGGAAGCTGTTTCAGTGCGTGGTGGCAAGACGATGCTTCGCCAAGGGGAACAGCCATTACAGGAAAAGGTTAATCCCTCAGAAATTGCCAACCTTGTTTTAGCAGGCTCCACTGTGGCGGCTGGTCGAGCCGTAGCCGTGGTTTATTCGACGGGTGCAGAAACTGAGTTTGGACAGGTGGCGCATTTAACTACTGTGGTGAAGCGCGATCCCAGCACCCTAGAAGTACAAGTGGCGCGGATCGTGCGAATCATTACCGCGATCGCAGTCAGTATGGGTGTACTGATCTTTTTATTGGCATACTTTCTCGTTGGCATAGAAGTCAAAGAAAGCTTTATTTTCGCGATCGGTATTATTGTGGCTCTAGTGCCAGAGGGATTATTACCAACTGTCACCTTGTCTTTAGCGATCGGTGTCCGCCGCATGGCAAGAAAGAATGCTTTGGTGAGAAGACTGTCGGCAGTGGAATCTCTGAGCGCTACTACGGTCATTTGCACTGATAAAACAGGCACATTGACCAAAAATGAAATGACGGTGCGTTATCTATGGTTACCAACGCAACCCGATGTCGATGCTAATCCTGCTGATCATACTATTGCTAATCAAAACCGACTAATTGAGGTCACAGGCGCAGGTTACGATCCCACCAGTGGGAAAGTTAACCTTCCCTCAGATTCCGAAATTGTATGGAAAGCCAAAATTCTGCTCATTGGTTCTGCACTTTGTTCTAATGCCCGTTTAGTTCATCTCAATGCCCCCAGTCGCTGGCAAGAAATTGGTGATCCTACAGAAGCGGCTCTCTTAGTCGCAGCAGCGAAAGCAGAATTAAATTTAGAAGAATTACAAAAGCAGTTTCCTCGTCTACGGGAAATTCCCTTTGATTCGCGTCGCCTCATGATGACCGTCATTTTAAATTGGCAATCATCAGCATTATGGAAGGATGAACTTCCCAATCTTGCCTTTACCAAGGGCGCACCCTTAGAAGTTCTTAAACATTGTCATTGGATTTTGCGTGATGGTGAGCAGCAGGAATTGACCCATGACTATTGGCAGGAAGTGGTCACGGCAAATGATGATTTGGCTAAGCAAGGTTTTCGGGTATTAGGGCTGGCGGCGAGACGGGGTGGACAGGAACTGATCGATCTTAAGGCTCAGGATCTAGAGCAAAATCTGATCTTCATCGGTTTAGTTGCCATGTTTGATCCACCTCGCGATGAAGTACCCAAAGCGATCGCCCAATGTCATCAAGCAGGGATCAAAGTCACGATGGTAACGGGAGATTACGGACTTACTGCTGAGGCGATCGCCCATCAAATTGGACTAGTTGGCGATCGCGTGCGGGTCGTCACAGGCGAAGGTATGGGGCATCTCTCCGACGCACAACTACGGCAAGTTGTGAAATATCGGCATGGACTGGTGTTTGCGCGGATGTCCCCTGAGCATAAATTGCGTTTGGTACAAGCCTATAAAGATATTGGCGAAATCGTGGCAGTTACAGGTGATGGGGTAAATGATGCGCCTGCGTTACGGGCGGCGAATATTGGCGTGGCAATGGGGCAGAATGGCACGGATGTGGCGCGCGAGGCCGCCGATATTGTGCTGACCGATGACAACTTCGCGACGATTGTGGTGGCGATCGAGCAGGGGCGATCTGTATATCAAAATATTCGTAAGTTTATGACCTACATCTTGGCATCCAATGTCGCGGAACTAGTGCCATTTCTAGCGATGGTGATCTTCAAAATCCCTCCTGCTTTGATCATTATGCAGATTCTGATCGTTGATTTAGGAACGGATATTTTGCCTGCTCTCGCCTTAGGAACCGAACGCGCAGAATTAGGAACGATGCAGTTACCACCCCGCGCCAAATCAAAACCATTGCTCGATCGCTCTTTGTTATTACGTGCTTACTGTTTCTTAGGACTCATCGAGGCAGCCTTAGGGATGTTCGGATTCTTCTGGGTATGGCATAGCTATGGCTATGACTTCAACTCCTTGCAAGCGATCGCACCTGCCATTCTTTCCCATACTACTAACCCAGAAATTAGTTTCATTTATGCTCAAGCAACAACGATGACCTTGGCGATCATCGTGGCTTGTCAAGATGGCAATGTCTTTGCCTGTCGTTCCGAGCAAACTTCGATTTTTCGCATCGGTTTCTTCTCCAATCCTTTCATCTGGTTAGGAATCGCGACAGAGTGGATCTTGATTATCTCAATCATTGAATTTTCGCCCCTACGCCAGATCTTTGCAACTGCGCCCTTGACTATTTGGCAATGGTCACTCTTACTAATCTGTCCTCCGATTTTGCTAGGTGCAGAGGAACTTCGCAAATCGTTCCTTCGTAATCGTAAGAGACGGATTTCTGTTCCATAG